AGAGGATCGTGGGCGCACAGGTCACCAGGTGCTGCTGGATTTTGAGCACCTCGTCCACCAGGCGGCGATGCGCCAGCAGATAGCCGATCCGCCACCCGGATATCCCGTAGTTCTTGGACATCGAGTTCACCGTGACGGTGTGTTCCTTGTCCGGATCGAGGGAAGCGGCCGATACGAACTCGGTGCCCTCAGGAACGAACTCGTTGTAGGCCTCGTCGACCAGGAGCAGCAGGCCGTGCTTGTCCGCCATGGCGTGCAGGAATTCCAGTTCGGCTCTGGAGTAGACGCGTCCGGTGGGATTGTTCGGGTTGTTGATGATGAGGACGCGGCTGCGGGCGGTGACATACCGCTCCAGGTCGAGGACCGAGAGCTCGTGGGGGATCGGCACGGGGGTGCCCCCGCACAGCCTGACCTGCGCCGGATAGCTCAGCCAGAAGGGCTCAGGGATGATCACCTCGTCACCGGGGGCGAGGACGGCGAGCAGCACCATGTAGATGGCCGCTTTGGATCCCGCGGTGATGACCGCCTCGTGCTCGGGGTCCACTGCGACTTCGAACTGGACTTCGTAGTACTTGGCAAGGAGTTGCCTGAGTTCTGGCAGGCCACGTGAGTGCGAGTAATGGTGCAGGCCCGTGTCGGACAGGCCTTCGAAGGTGGGCACCGGGATGTCGAAGAAGGCCTCTCCGAGTGAGAGCGTGATGACGTCCTGGCCGGCCTCGTTCAGCTCGTACACCCGGTTGTTGTACTGGATGGACAGGGCCTGTCCGATGCCTGCCACGACCGGCGAGACGTGCAAGGGCGGCCGCATCACAACACCCGCGTCTGGCCGGTGCCCCAGACCACGTTCTTCACCGCGGTGAGCGCCTCGACCCCCATGGGGCCGCGGACGTGGAGCTTCTGCGTGGATACGCCGATCTCGACCCCGTACCCGAACTCACCGCCGTCGGAGTAGCGGGTCGAAGCGTTGACGAAAACACTCCCCGCGTTCACGGACTGGGCGAATCGGCGTGCGACAGCCAGGTCTCCGGTGACAATGCCCTCGGCATTGAAGGTGCCCCAGCGGCGGATGTGGGCGATGGCCTCGTCGGCGTCGGCGACGACGCGGACCGCGAGCACTGGCGCCAGGTACTCGGTGCCCCAGTCCTCCTCCGTGGCCGCCACGGCCTTCGGCCACACCCGCTGGACCGTTTCACAGCCGCGGATCTCGACCCCGTGGTCCGCGAACGCGTCCAGCACGCCCGGCAGCCAGTCGGCGGCGAGATCGTTGTGGACCAGCAGGGTCTCCATCGCGTTGCAGACGCTCGGTCGCGACGTCTTGGCGTTGATGGCCACCTCGGTCGCCATC
The sequence above is a segment of the Streptomyces sp. Je 1-369 genome. Coding sequences within it:
- a CDS encoding pyridoxal phosphate-dependent aminotransferase → MRPPLHVSPVVAGIGQALSIQYNNRVYELNEAGQDVITLSLGEAFFDIPVPTFEGLSDTGLHHYSHSRGLPELRQLLAKYYEVQFEVAVDPEHEAVITAGSKAAIYMVLLAVLAPGDEVIIPEPFWLSYPAQVRLCGGTPVPIPHELSVLDLERYVTARSRVLIINNPNNPTGRVYSRAELEFLHAMADKHGLLLLVDEAYNEFVPEGTEFVSAASLDPDKEHTVTVNSMSKNYGISGWRIGYLLAHRRLVDEVLKIQQHLVTCAPTILSSYLAGRFDQLLNITRPQIQHFVELRNRTDRRLAGHGIATLPGSATFYLFASIAGSRLTSGEFADELLRKSAVSVVPGMGYGESCDRFIRVSVGSEPEERVIRGIEAIRDLIRATGGPG